In Phyllopteryx taeniolatus isolate TA_2022b chromosome 8, UOR_Ptae_1.2, whole genome shotgun sequence, one genomic interval encodes:
- the il12a gene encoding interleukin-12 subunit alpha codes for MANFNFCESDKTKRCSFMPVGSMLDFFKNLNVLSNSDVISCLLLTSTLKWRTSTSLPVHNQVSAEECANCSALLKSLLANITGLLSSDIVCYGIPSDKAIVSSSAKTVQACAPTVQQNFNCIVQRNTSFSERECVTSIMKDMVHYEALIQSYLNLTLRSTAEETAVLSPTLETIHNLKNCFLRVNGGMNSAEEDTSHLWGDSSFTNRREMCKMMRGFHIRAITVNRAMSYINSGDHRK; via the exons ATGGCAAACTTTAATTTCTGTGAGTCCGATAAGACAAAACGATGCTCTTTTATGCCGGTGGGTTCTatgcttgatttttttaaaaatctcaaTGTTCTGTCCAATTCAGACGTGATCAGCTGTTTGCTCCTCACATCCACACTGAAGTGGCGCACATCCACATCACTGCCGGTGCACAACCAGGTGAGCGCAGAAGAGTGCGCAAACTGCTCCGCTCTCCTTAAGAGCCTCTTGGCTAATATCACAGGCCTTCTCAGCAGT GACATTGTGTGTTACGGCATCCCGTCTGACAAAGCGATTGTGAGCAGCTCAGCCAAGACGGTGCAAGCCTGCGCGCCTACAGTGCAACAG AATTTCAACTGCATTGTGCAAAGAAATACATCCTTCAGTGAG AGAGAATGTGTGACGAGCATCATGAAGGACATGGTCCACTACGAAGCTCTCATTCAGTCCTACCTCAACCTGACACTCAGAAGCACCGCAGAAGAAACAGCAGTTCTGAGCCCAACCCTGGAAACAATCCACAACCTGAag aactgTTTCCTGAGAGTGAACGGAGGGATGAACTCTGCtgag GAGGACACGTCCCATTTGTGGGGAGACAGCAGCTTCACCAACCGACGTGAGATGTGCAAGATGATGAGAGGCTTCCACATCCGAGCCATCACCGTCAACAGAGCGATGAGCTACATCAACTCTGGAGACCACCGGAAGTAG